A genomic stretch from Acropora palmata chromosome 13, jaAcrPala1.3, whole genome shotgun sequence includes:
- the LOC141863184 gene encoding histamine H2 receptor-like — protein MANNSSTLQDISYFDIGYDSCLIILSFLIIAVNVVVIVLFARRRPLRTKTNLLLVSLSVSDLMMGLLGIPMSTACNALVGDQSFSGLCITSAAVYRFIAVSTILHILIITGERYVSVIYPFRYMSTVTKKRTVTLISCVWFFSLFMALIQLAWQKFDNFTSRNPTKLRWGLIYNVIGIVMCLLLPMALMIFFYVRMFNVIHRQATQIRKLNRVQQSCGGHRGKHLVTEKRAITIFALMLGIFTCCWSTWYIGLLQDYLSKEDFYAIPAEWLMVFDFLRFSTSLINPMLYTLLKQDFRTELLHMLPSYKKKIERSQQIAMNSVI, from the coding sequence ATGGCCAACAATTCTTCGACATTGCAAGACATCAGCTACTTTGACATTGGCTATGACTCTTGTTTAATCATTCTCAGTTTTTTGATCATCGCCGTGAACGTCgtagttattgttttatttgcgCGAAGACGCCCTCTTCGCACCAAAACCAACTTACTTCTTGTAAGTCTGAGTGTATCGGATCTAATGATGGGATTGTTGGGAATACCTATGAGTACTGCATGCAATGCACTGGTCGGTGACCAAAGTTTTTCTGGACTTTGCATTACTTCTGCGGCGGTCTATAGGTTCATCGCAGTGTCAACAATTCTGCATATCCTCATCATAACAGGTGAGCGCTATGTATCAGTGATATATCCCTTCAGATACATGTCAACTGTGACGAAGAAACGAACTGTTACTCTCATTAGCTGTGTTtggtttttttcccttttcatgGCTCTCATTCAACTTGCCTGGCAGAAATTTGATAACTTCACCTCGCGGAATCCTACCAAACTGCGTTGGGGACTTATTTACAATGTTATTGGTATTGTAATGTGTCTTCTTCTTCCGATGGCGCTTATGATATTTTTCTACGTTCGAATGTTCAACGTTATTCACCGTCAAGCAACGCAGATCAGGAAACTCAACAGAGTGCAACAATCATGTGGTGGTCATCGAGGGAAACATTTAGTTACAGAAAAACGCGCCATCACTATTTTTGCCTTGATGCTTGGAATATTCACATGTTGCTGGTCCACTTGGTACATTGGACTTCTTCAAGATTATCTCAGCAAAGAAGATTTCTACGCCATTCCAGCCGAATGGCTCATGGTATTCGACTTTTTGAGATTCTCTACTTCATTGATTAACCCGATGCTGTATACGCTCTTGAAACAAGACTTTCGCACGGAGTTGCTTCATATGCTCCCGAGTTACAAAAAGAAGATTGAGCGATCGCAGCAAATTGCTATGAACTCCGTGATATAG